The following proteins come from a genomic window of Clupea harengus chromosome 22, Ch_v2.0.2, whole genome shotgun sequence:
- the slitrk3b gene encoding SLIT and NTRK-like protein 3 produces the protein MQWRSLSGAMQSPGFGRRMLWVTLLSTIALGWTTPIPLLDDSEEIDEPCFEPCDCEVKEGLFHVHCDGKGFTNVSQVSQSWLRPFKLYLQKNSLRRLYYNSFLHLNNAVAINLGNNALQDIHVGAFHGLRALKRLYLHENKLEVFRNDTFLGLECLEYLQADYNVIKRIDSGAFRNLHKLRVLILNDNLIPALPGFLFRSVSLTHLDLRGNRLKALAYRGTLEYIGRSLMEIQLEENPWNCICDIVQLQAWLERIPYTAVVGEITCEHPFHLHGKDLREIKRSELCPAMSEAEVEARFGIPHLPFYTGRARPTKPSSMFSVNHNTASSEQKDRPLKPTKRPRPSKTPPTPRSVFPNQPPIAGYQTRPPIPIICPIGCTCNLHINDLGLTVNCKENGCRNISDLVPRPLNAKKLYLSGNLIQKIYKSDFWNFSSLDLLHLGDNQIGYIQEGAFVNLPNLRSLYLNGNNIEALTLDMFHGLQSLRYLYFEYNEIREIRPAAFSLMPMLQLVFLNNNLLRTLPKGAFAGTSLARLNLRNNYFHILPISGVLEHLQAVVQIDLNQNPWDCTCDIVRLKQWLDTLSSVVVVGEVVCKTPEPLAGKDLRSLPVEFICPELRLSSPSPVSFGNGVSSSYPAPDPQPAKAVIPLSVLILSLLVLFVSAFFAAAALCAYALKRREKLPFRKQGEVGLTGIQMECGIFPEQPPAMPETPPSNHVYDSIAAPMVHMCSNPIYKPRPEDTEQQQQQQQQQQQELPERKESRSNYRTLAEKEEEWTMAVSSSPINTIVGIGSPCRNIAGFHGNGILCPTVIDSQGPTPKVGFVDSLFGTKSRFSDMPDRHAHPPPEYPHANQDARQKQTITIETRTGCPNQTQSDYPELRARLKTKMDYIDVLERSYQF, from the exons A tgCAGTGGCGAAGTCTCTCGGGGGCTATGCAATCACCTGGGTTCGGCAGAAGGATGTTGTGGGTTACACTGCTGAGCACAATTGCTCTAGGATGGACAACCCCAATCCCTCTGTTAGATGACTCAGAGGAAATAGACGAGCCTTGCTTCGAGCCCTGTGACTGCGAGGTGAAAGAGGGCCTGTTCCACGTCCATTGTGACGGCAAAGGATTTACAAATGTCAGCCAGGTGTCACAGTCCTGGCTGAGGCCTTTTAAGCTGTACCTGCAGAAGAACTCCTTACGCAGACTTTACTATAACAGTTTTCTGCACTTGAACAATGCGGTGGCGATTAATCTGGGGAACAATGCTCTGCAGGACATCCATGTTGGGGCTTTTCACGGGCTCAGGGCCCTCAAGAGATTGTACCTCCATGAAAATAAGCTGGAGGTGTTCCGCAACGACACGTTCCTCGGACTCGAGTGCCTGGAATACCTCCAGGCCGACTACAACGTTATCAAGAGGATAGACAGCGGGGCGTTCAGGAACCTGCACAAGCTGCGGGTGCTTATCCTGAATGACAATTTGATACCTGCACTGCCTGGCTTCCTTTTCAGATCAGTGTCTCTGACACACCTCGACTTGCGTGGAAACCGGCTTAAGGCTCTGGCCTACCGGGGCACACTGGAGTATATCGGTCGCAGCCTGATGGAGATCCAGCTCGAGGAGAACCCATGGAATTGCATCTGCGACATCGTGCAGCTACAGGCGTGGCTGGAGCGCATTCCCTACACGGCGGTGGTGGGCGAGATTACCTGCGAGCATCCCTTCCATTTGCACGGGAAGGACCTAAGGGAAATAAAACGATCAGAGCTCTGCCCCGCCATGAGCGAGGCGGAGGTGGAGGCCCGTTTCGGGATCCCCCATTTACCGTTCTACACGGGGAGAGCCAGGCCCACAAAGCCCTCCTCCATGTTCTCTGTCAACCATAACACTGCCTCGTCTGAGCAGAAGGACAGACCCCTGAAGCCTACCAAAAGGCCCAGGCCCTCCAAGACGCCACCTACCCCTCGCAGTGTGTTCCCCAATCAGCCTCCCATTGCCGGCTATCAAACCAGACCCCCCATCCCAATCATCTGTCCAATCGGCTGTACATGCAACTTACACATAAATGACCTTGGGTTAACAGTCAACTGTAAAGAGAATGGTTGTCGCAACATCTCTGATCTTGTGCCACGACCCCTTAATGCCAAGAAGCTATATTTAAGTGGGAATCTAATACAGAAAATTTACAAGTCTGACTTCTGGAATTTCTCCAGTCTGGACTTACTGCACCTAGGTGACAATCAGATAGGTTATATACAAGAAGGAGCCTTTGTAAATTTGCCAAATTTAAGAAGTCTGTATTTGAATGGGAATAATATTGAGGCTCTAACGCTTGACATGTTCCATGGACTTCAGAGTCTGCGTTACCTGTACTTTGAGTACAACGAGATCAGAGAAATCCGCCCAGCTGCCTTTAGTCTAATGCCCATGCTGCAGCTGGTGTTTCTCAACAACAACCTCCTGCGAACGCTTCCCAAGGGGGCATTCGCGGGCACCTCCCTTGCCCGTCTTAACTTGCGGAACAACTACTTCCACATCCTGCCCATCAGCGGTGTGCTGGAGCACCTGCAGGCGGTGGTCCAGATCGATCTGAACCAGAACCCCTGGGACTGCACCTGTGACATAGTCCGCCTCAAGCAGTGGCTGGACACGCTCAGctccgtggtggtggtgggcgaGGTGGTCTGCAAAACCCCAGAGCCGCTCGCAGGCAAAGACCTGCGCTCCCTCCCTGTGGAGTTCATCTGTCCCGAGCTCaggctctcctccccctcccctgtctcGTTTGGTAATGGCGTCTCGTCCAGCTACCCGGCGCCGGACCCTCAGCCTGCCAAGGCGGTCATCCCGCTGTCGGTGCTcatcctgagcctgctggtgcTGTTCGTGTCGGCCTTCTTCGCGGCGGCGGCACTCTGTGCGTACGCGCTGAAGCGTCGGGAGAAGCTGCCCTTCAGGAAGCAGGGGGAGGTGGGGCTGACCGGGATTCAGATGGAGTGTGGGATATTCCCCGAGCAGCCTCCCGCCATGCCCGAGACGCCACCCTCCAATCACGTGTACGACAGCATCGCTGCCCCTATGGTGCACATGTGCAGCAACCCCATTTACAAACCCAGACCGGAGGACaccgagcagcagcagcagcagcagcagcagcagcagcaggagctcccagagagaaaagagagcaggTCAAATTACAGAACACTggcagagaaggaggaagagtggACCATGGCTGTATCCAGCTCACCCATAAACACCATTGTGGGCATCGGATCGCCGTGCCGAAACATAGCAGGCTTTCACGGGAATGGGATTCTCTGCCCGACGGTGATTGACAGCCAGGGGCCCACTCCAAAGGTGGGTTTTGTGGATAGCCTGTTTGGCACCAAATCCCGGTTTAGTGACATGCCAGACAGACACGCGCACCCGCCCCCTGAGTACCCGCACGCCAACCAGGACGCCAGGCAAAAGCAAACGATCACAATCGAGACAAGGACAGGATGTCCCAATCAAACCCAAAGTGATTACCCCGAGTTGAGGGCCAGACTGAAAACCAAGATGGATTACATTGATGTGCTGGAGAGGTCATATCAATTTTAA